The window atggcagataattgccaaatgttgatgagCAAATCTtcttgcatcatacccaaaaagacttgaggctgtaaaggtgcttcagcaaAGTACTGAGTatgaagggtatgaatacttatgcgatgtacttatttcagtgttttagttTGAATACaattatgaagttgtgacaattgtgtttttgctttgtcatcatggtgcatggagtgtagattgatgtggggaaaaaagtaatttaaaacagtttaacataagacaataacataaaacatgaatacttttgcaaggcatcgTATGTCTGAAACAGTctatattctaaaatatatatcTAAACTTTTAAAGAGATTGGTAAAATTGGGAAGTAAGAAGAAATACAAAGCAAGGAGTGAAAATATGAAGAATAAATATGTAAAGAATTGATCAAACTTATTATTAACCCTAGGTAAAACAAGGAGATTGAATTTCTGTGTTGATTGTAGCAAAGTTTTATATACAGAAAAGAAGTTTCTCCCTGTTTTACggcatttaaaaattatttcgaattttattttaatccataagcatttaaaaataaaacaaataataataataaaaaaaacggtTATTCTGTAGTTAAGGCTATTTAGACTTCAATCAGGGTTTATTTgcttagttattttattttaaaatacagattacTGAACCATTTTTGATGGGTTAAAACAGAAATAACATCAAAATCTGGTAATACGCTGATTTTTTTATGCTCACAAAAAAAGGGcaaacacaagaaaaaaataacaacaaaaaaacaaaaaatctgattgaaaaaaaaacctaaaaagaaaaaataataatgaatgaatTCATTAAATATAAAGCAAACTAAACGATATAATCAGAAAAAACTGTTTGAAGAATCTGTaaaatttttattactatttaaaaaaaaatcgaagTCAGTCTTTCTCAGTCAAAAAAGTGAGATAGTAGGAAGTAAGCCCGGAAACTTTATTtatcataaaaaatatattttttttattaaaattgtagGATATATTCCTTGTTTTCTCCTTTTGATGTGAACAAATGCTGCGCCCTCCCTAGACACCCAAACGTGTTGTCTAGGTAGTAAGATCGATATGTTTTGAGACACAGCCATCATGTAAGAAGCCAAGAAATATCAAAGCCACTCCCTCCTGCCATTCACTCTCTCCTGCTGCCAGCAGCAGCTCACTCTCCGTCTCTGAGTGCGGTTCGTGTCCGCCTGCTTAAAATGGACCAGGACTGGCGAGTTTTGGCCACACAGCGAGCCGAATACGTGTCCGACCGTATCCGAGGGCTGCTGTCCTCGGGCCTGGACTTCCTCCGGGCCGAGCTTGGGGTTGATCTGGGGATAAAGCCGGAGCAGTACCCGTCGTGGGTGATCCTCAGCGCGGCTCTGATCGGGCTGACTGTGCTGGTGCTGCTCGCGGCCTGTGGACGGAGGAAGCGCCGAGCGGCGCCCGTTCATGTTACTGTGAGTTCCAGCACCGCCGTTGCCCAGACCTCTGCTAAGGCCGCCTTGCCACCGAAGACTGTGAAGACCGAGCCCAGCGAACCgaaaaagaagaacaaaaagaaaGCAGCCGACAAAGTAAGCGGCCTGTGATTGTCATCTAGTGCTAAAGGCTGTGATTTAAAACTAAGACAGCTGCTTAGTTTTggacactttttttgttttgtgataaaaAGAAATGAGGTCTAGGTAGGCAGCCTACTAACGTTAGGTTTTAAGATACATTGTGTTTCTGAAAAATAATATTCAGCTAACTTGAGTTTGATAGAGATTTAGCTGCTAACGTGCTAACCTGTCAAAATCGCTAAAAGGCGCTTTTTCAGATAGAAAGCCTTTTCATATGAACTCGATTTGTTTCTATATTGCTTATCGTCACATTTATGATTAAATGAACAAATCTGACATTGTTGTTTGATTTCATATATAGTAATAAGACAGACACGAAAGCTATAGAAAAGCCACGTAGCACATTATAGCAGACCGCTTAACGTTAGCTCTCATAAGTTTCGTTTTGTCTAAACGCTTTTGTCAGTCTACACACTATAAAGTGACAGATTTCATCGCTTAAGGGGAGTTTTCATGCACTGTCAGTTGATAGAGGAAGGAAATTGAAGAATTTTTGGTGTGTAACGTTAACTGTCATTTGCCCGCAGCAGAAGGCCCAGGCGAATGGACAAACAGTGGCTGAACCTCAGGAGGAAATCAAAGTCACCGTGGAGAAAAAGAaagctcctcctgctccagcacCAGCACCTGCGTCTACACCAGCGCCAGCACCAGCACAGTCGCCTGTGGATACAAAGGTTAGTCCACCTAGTACCTAGTGCTGGTTTCGTTGAGGAAGTGCATTTGTTTATGTGTTTGTAGTAACAATACTTGTAGTAACCAAGGCGTCTTTGGCAGCTTTTCTGCAGAGCAGTTTGgagattttggatttttttggaTTTGCTAACAACATCCagacataatttttattattttatttttttttactagtgggtgcagaacactatagttccttaatgtaagtgaggatagcaaaataaagtaacctgtgacatattatacccaaaaagtcttcatacagtggactagtACTAAAATGTGGGACTAAGAATTTGATTTgatactttgacctgaccatgttttgttacatatttttctatcaaagttatctgacattatcaagatgacaCAGTTTGACTCTTGAgtattattaccattttctaaactatagcaaataaactgataatgtgtgaaatgttaaaggtgtctgaataaattttggtgtGACTGCGTATGCAATTTAACTGGAAAACTTGTAACTTTCAGTTGAATATGTGTCATAATATCAAACGCTCAAGTTAGAAGCAAAATGGGAGTAGCATAAACAAAGCAAAAgagtcatgcaaaaaaaaaacagaataactACATTTGAATTTAGACTGATGACAAATTAGGGCTGTaacaattaattgcgattaatcacatgcaaaataattttttgtttatatatgtatttgtACTGTGTAtacttgtgtgtatatataaatgcacgtatatatttaagaaaaaatgaatcttatattaaatatataatataaattatatgaatataaatgatATACAtggaaatattttcaaaatatactgtatgtacataataaatataaactctacacacacatattatgtaaaaaacttattttggatgtgatcaatcgtgattaattgtttgacagcactaTGAAAAATATTAATGTCTATCATTTATACATGATATCACAACTTTATTGAGTGATTATAGCACTTTTCACATCgagaacaaaaacaaatataaagaTAACTGTAACAAAAACTATATTAATCCACAGATTATAAGGTCATGCTGGAGTAAAACATTTGCTTAAAGGCTTAATTTGGCTGTTTGATTCATCATTTATCAGTCGGAAAGAAAATCATTCTAAAAGAATTTAAtacataaatatgtgaccctagaccacaaagcCAATCATAAGGGCCGCTTATGAGACTGAATTGTATAAATTGAAATTTACACAGATGTATAACCTTAAACTATcctatacaactatttgaaaatctgagggtgcaaaaaaatctaaatattgaggaaatcgcctttaaagttgtccaaatgaagttcttagccatgcatattactaatcaaaaaagtttTGACACATTTATGGtagtaaaatttacaaaatatcttaatgaaacataTTCTTACCTAATAtcttaatgttttttggcataaaagaaaatttgataattttgacctattcaatgtatttttggctattgctacaaatatacccaagctacttaagactggttttgtggttcagggtcacaaattagtGTTAAAACTCAATCTAACTTAatgataaaaattacaaaaacaaatgaaatgcAATATTTGTTTACCTACATGCCATGTGACCGTCAGAGAACCATGAACATGCAAATTTATTgttaaactatttaaaattattttgggGTTCTCATGTACTTGTGAATATTTTGCAAGTGAAACTAGTCAAATGAGTTTGGCAGAAAAAGCTTTTGAATCTCTGTGCTATAGTCCTGCTTTCCactcaccttatttttcaatgcggaagtaagctgttttctggtaacGTAGAGTTACGTTAAACgttaaaacagtttgcactacaaaccattgtgttcataattaagataatacattgaaataatatggtAGGACTGCAATCTCCAAActccagtttgcaatatcaaccagcaaaacgagctgttttgtacagctaaaaacagctggaagcaGATGACGCCaaaagccagacacattaaatttacaaattacCGCACCCgatcttacgggaaaaataaggtgtgtgtgtgtgtgtgtgtgtgtatatatatatatatatatatatatatatatatatatatatatatatatagatatagatatagatatagattatAAGTATGTTATTATATTATCTATATTAAATGTCAATGTCTACACAGTATTTCAAATCTACCAGTGTATATCTGGAATCTACGTAGATGCAATGTGACTTCGCCTGGTTATTCATGTGCTCAGAATTTGTAATTATGATGTTTCTGACTCCTTGTAGGGCACAATAAAACTACTTGTATAGACAGGTTTGGAAAGCACATTTGACTCTTTTGCGCAGTAGTGCTATGAAGGTTAGTATCAGCCTTGGTTCAGTCTGTAAACAGTGATTGAGAGAGGTCGGGTGTCAGTATCGGCCTGTAATTTGATAATGCAGATACAGCAAATGTAGGGTACATCCAGAGGGGAAACTATGCACTTTGTCCCAAGGCCTCTAACTTCAGGCGTAGTTTTTACTAGGCCGTATacgtatttttaaaaattgtcaCTTTGTGTCTGTAGTAAGTGTGAGAGTAAGAAAAAGACTTTGTTTCTGACTTGTCAGTAAGTTCTAAATGAGTGTTTTTGGCTCTTACGTAGAACAAGAAGAACAAGAAGAAACCAAAACCTGAGGTGAAGCCAGCCCAAGATGTTTCCTCCACCACCGATGGCAAGGAACCTGATGAAGGTATGAAACTAGGTTATTAAACTGTAGTAGCAAATGTATGAAGGCTGTTTGTTAGTGAGTAGTTAAAGTGGTTGAATTGCGAAACACCAGAAATTCAAATGAGCTGCTTGTACGAGATGCACTCTCAGTATGACTGTGTTAACAGGTGCTTGGGAAACCAAGGTCAGTAATCGAGAAAAGCGTCAGCAGCGCAAAAAAGAGAAGGGCCCTGGTGACAGCTCGGGCAGCCCTGAGATTGGCGATCGTACCAGTCAGAAGGTAGAGCAACCTGTGGTTACAGCCCCGGCTGTCACCAAAAAGAACAAAGGTATGCATTTTCTATAGTAAGTGATTTTTTTTCCGAGCTCATGGCAAACAagcaaataatttattttaagacaCATGCTAGTTGTGGTCCTTAGAGGACTTTTCTTTTGATTTGTTGTAGAGTCATCACGTGCCAAGGCCCCGAAGGGTGACGCCATTATAGCCCCAGGTAAAATGACACTTTTCATGtattaaatacagttgaggtcaaaagtttacgccccctttcagagtctgcaaaatgttacttattttaccaaaataagagggatcatacaaaatgcattttgtttagggatgcaccgatacatatcggccgatcacttgcgcgttttgtcagtaaagccggttctgtaatcagcggtaaatgccatcaggtgcgtgatttcacgttgagccgtatatactactcacagccgttgttcactgacgagctgcgcacattcacactgataatgaacattgatttgcgcagctcgtcggtaaacaacggctgtgtgtagtatatacggctcaacgtgaaatcacgcacctgatggcatttaccgctgattacagaaccggctttactgacaaaacgcgcaagcattatcggccgattcgtatcggtgcatccctaattttgttgtttatttagtactgaactgaataagatatatagtccacaagagaaaataatagttgaataaaaatgaccctgttcaaaagtttacatacacttgattcttaatactgtgttgttacctaaatgatccacaactgtgttttttgtttagtgataggtgTTCAACTgaaagactcatatgcaactattatagaaggttcaaatgctcattgatgctccaaaaaatgaagttgtgtacatttttcttattttgcctaaatataatatatattttttttcatttagtactgcccttcagaggcagCAGAAGAtaattgcatgtttcccagaagacacaaGAAGTAAAATTttcccctgatcttcaaattcaaaaagttttcacccctcagctcttaatgctttgtgtttccttctggagtatcagtgagcgtttgaaccttctgtaacagttgcatatgagtccctgagttgtccttggtgtgaaaagatggatcttaaaatcatacagtcattgttggaaagggttcaaatacacaaaaatgctggaaaaccaaataaattgtttgacctaaaggatttttctgaagaacagcaggccgtttaactgttcaggacaaataagggactcatgaacaactacatgtaataatatttcacagtattaatgtttttacta of the Garra rufa chromosome 17, GarRuf1.0, whole genome shotgun sequence genome contains:
- the mtdha gene encoding metadherin a isoform X1, coding for MDQDWRVLATQRAEYVSDRIRGLLSSGLDFLRAELGVDLGIKPEQYPSWVILSAALIGLTVLVLLAACGRRKRRAAPVHVTVSSSTAVAQTSAKAALPPKTVKTEPSEPKKKNKKKAADKQKAQANGQTVAEPQEEIKVTVEKKKAPPAPAPAPASTPAPAPAQSPVDTKNKKNKKKPKPEVKPAQDVSSTTDGKEPDEGAWETKVSNREKRQQRKKEKGPGDSSGSPEIGDRTSQKVEQPVVTAPAVTKKNKESSRAKAPKGDAIIAPAMSNWNDVNSVNGGGWTEVPVKSSQTNALNNEKLSTGRKTPGHKNRENSTWKQEGEGTWTGLESKIKAEPKAVNLTMLGLNPSGGETGTKTKIEIGQWDNGPTFDSEWSNFNGLATADTSSDWNAPAELWGNYEAPKVDAPALKEMPVSKPLVESNEDNDKADPAGGGKSKRRKKKKRPEEDGSAAEVTQVGSAPAEKSAPVKPHPPYVPKDEGSKQNIPPQSSQKKSDQNWEPPKQVQKKKARRET
- the mtdha gene encoding metadherin a isoform X2, which codes for MDQDWRVLATQRAEYVSDRIRGLLSSGLDFLRAELGVDLGIKPEQYPSWVILSAALIGLTVLVLLAACGRRKRRAAPVHVTVSSSTAVAQTSAKAALPPKTVKTEPSEPKKKNKKKAADKKAQANGQTVAEPQEEIKVTVEKKKAPPAPAPAPASTPAPAPAQSPVDTKNKKNKKKPKPEVKPAQDVSSTTDGKEPDEGAWETKVSNREKRQQRKKEKGPGDSSGSPEIGDRTSQKVEQPVVTAPAVTKKNKESSRAKAPKGDAIIAPAMSNWNDVNSVNGGGWTEVPVKSSQTNALNNEKLSTGRKTPGHKNRENSTWKQEGEGTWTGLESKIKAEPKAVNLTMLGLNPSGGETGTKTKIEIGQWDNGPTFDSEWSNFNGLATADTSSDWNAPAELWGNYEAPKVDAPALKEMPVSKPLVESNEDNDKADPAGGGKSKRRKKKKRPEEDGSAAEVTQVGSAPAEKSAPVKPHPPYVPKDEGSKQNIPPQSSQKKSDQNWEPPKQVQKKKARRET